From the Chryseobacterium sp. G0201 genome, the window ACTCCTGATTGATCCTGTACTCCAAATTTAATCCCCGTCCAGGTTGTCACATTACTGAAAACATTAAGAACCCCTGCAGGAGCATAATATGGAGCTGCAAAATTGGAGTTAGCGATCCATCTGCCTACCTGAGGGGTGGATGGATAGGCTGCATTAAATGCGAAAGTATTATTTACATTCCCATCATAATTTGCATCTATTGAAACTGAAGGATCATTAGTATATCCTAACTTTAATAAATTGTTTGTGACGGTTCTTGCTTCCAAATTAGGAGTACATCCTGTTGTCGGGCTCCCTAAATTAGATTTAATCAAGTTATACTCTACATAATTAGGAGTATAGTTCTGGATATAAATTGGTGGAGGAGGTGGTGTTTGAGCAGAAACGCAATATGAAGCAATAAATGTTGCCAGTAAAAGTAGTTTTTTCATGATTTTAGTTTTCAGATTTGTAGTTTTTATTAGTTTGCTTGTTGTAATCTCCATAGACTTCTACAGCCCATTTTAGAATTTTTTCTCTATCACCTCCTGTTTGTCTCTCTATTTCAGAATACGAAACTCCGGATGAAGCGATGAGGTCTTTAGCAGCTGGTAAAAGCATGTCTTTTTTGTAATTACTCAGTTCAGCAGACGTTCTTGGTGTTGCAGGAGCAGGTTCCTTTTCCATGGCTACTTTTTTGATCGCTAAATTGAATTTTTGTACTGCTTCCGGCTTCGAAACATCAGGCATCGTGGTTGTTGCAGATGATTCATTCGCACAAGATAGAAATGTAAGCATCGAAATGCTTAAAAGTAAAATTGTTTTTTTCATGGTTAAATTGTTGTTAAAAATTTTATTGATAGTGTTTTAACTAGTTAAAGTGATCTAAATTATTAATAGAGTATTATCCAGGTTGCTCCTCCGGCTTCAAAAAAAGTACCATTGATAACCCCGCTAAATCCGGCAACAGCTGTTGGTGATCCGCAAAAATATCCCATAGAATAATATCCTCCGATATTGTTTCCCGACTGATCCTGAACGCCCAGTTTTATACCTCCCCATTTTGATCCTGAAATAGCTGCTGCAGGAACCGGATTAGAAGGAAGAGTGTACGGATTGGCATAGTTGCTGTCTAAAGTCCAGGTGTCAATTAAAGGAGTTTGAGGAAATAGAGGATTAAATGTATTTGATGTATTGATATTTCCGCTATAAAGAGCTTCAACAGGTACTATTCCAGGTGAAGTAGAGTAGGTTAATGTTGACATTCCTGTGACAGAACTTGAGGATTGTAGGTAAGGGCTAATACAGTTTCCCGATGTATTTAAAGGGTTTAATCTCCATACGACATACTGTATAACCGTATCCGTATAATTTTGGATATAAAGATCTTGTGCCGAAACGCAAAATGAAACAGCAAATGATACTAATAAAAGTAATTTTTTCATGATTCTAGTTTTCAGATTTGTAGTTTTTATTAGTTTGCTTGTTGTAATCTCCATAGACTTCTACAGCCCATTTAAGGATTTTTTCTCTGTCACCTCCTGTTTGTCTTTCGATTTCAGAATATGAAACTCCGGATGAAGCGATGAGGTCTTTAGCAGCTGGTAAAAGCATTTCTTTTTTGTAATCACTCAATTCAGCGGATGTTCGTGGAGTTGTGGGAGCCGGTTCCTTCTCCATTGCTACTTTTTTGATGGCTAAATTGAATTTTTGCACAGCTTCCGGCTTTGAAACGTCAGGCATTGTGGAGGTTGCAGATGATTCATTGGCGCAGGATAAAAATGCAAGCAAGGAAAAGCTTACGAGTAGAATTGTTTTCTTCATATTAATGATATTGATTTAATGTTCAATAAAATTAAATATTTTTTTCAATTAATCATTAAATAGTGAAAAAAATATGTTAAAAATTAATTAAAACGAAAAAAGCACCGAGAAAATCCCGATGCTTTTAATTTTAAAATTAATTTATTGGTTAAGAAGATTTTTCAACCGTCTTTTTTGTTTTCTGAGCTTTTCCGGCTAGGCCATCTTTCGCTTCATTCACATCTAAAATAATAGTTTCTCCTTCATTTAATTGTTTGTTTACCAGCATTTCAGCCAATAAATCCTCAATATATTTCTGGATCGCTCTTTTTAGAGGTCTTGCGCCGAAGTCTTTATCCCATCCTTTTTCAGAAATAAAGTCTTTTGCTTCTTCAGTAAGATCAACTTTATATCCTAATTTATCAAGTCTTGTATAAAGCTTGTTCAATTCAAGATCAATGATTTTTTTGATGTCTTCTTTCTCAAGAGAGTTGAAAATCACAATATCATCAATTCTATTCAGGAATTCAGGAGCAAATGCTTTTTTAAGGGCATTTTCAATTGTTCCTCTAGCTCTTGTATCAGAACCTGTTTTCTTAGCAGAAGTTCCGAATCCTACACCGTCACCGAAGTCTTTGATATCTCTGGTTCCGATGTTTGAAGTAAGGATAATGATTGTATTTCTAAAATCAATTTTTCTACCTAAACTGTCCGTAACGTGACCTTCATCTAAGATCTGCAACAAGATGTTGAATACATCCGGGTGAGCTTTTTCAATCTCATCCAAAAGAACCACAGCATAAGGTTTTCTTCTTACAGCTTCTGTTAATTGTCCACCTTCCTCGTATCCAACGTATCCCGGAGGCGCTCCAACCAATCTTGAAACCGCGAATTTTTCCATGTATTCACTCATATCGATTCTGATCAAAGATTCATCAGATTCGAAAAGTTCTCTTGCCATTACTTTCGCTAGCTCAGTTTTACCAACACCCGTTGTTCCAAGGAAAATAAATGTTCCAATTGGACGGTTTGGATCTTTAAGACCAGCTCTGTTTCTTTGAATAGCCTTAACAACTTTCTTCACAGCATCTTCCTGACCAATCACTTTTCCATTCAGTTTGTCGTCCATCTGAGCCAATTTATCAAGCTCATTTTTACCGACTTTCGTTACAGGAACTCCGCTCATCATAGAAACTACTTCCGCTACATTTTCATCGGTTACAGTTTCTTTCTTCTCTTTTACATCTTTGTCCCATTTATCCTGAGCAGAATTTAATTCCATTTGAAGACGTTCTTCTTCATCTTTAAGCTTTCTTGCCTCAAGATAATCCTGAGCTTTTACAGCTTTCTGTTTCAGTTCTTTAATTTCTTCAATTTTTTGTTCAAAATCAATGATCTCGGTAGGAACTTTCATGTTTTTAATATAAACACGAGATCCGGCTTCGTCCATTGCATCGATCGCTTTATCCGGTAAGAAACGGTCTGTAATATATCTTGCCGTTAAGTTGACACAAGCCAGAATTGCTTCCGGAGTATACACTACATTATGATGTTCTTCGTATTTGTCTTTAATCTGATTCAAGATCTGAATGGTTTCCTCAATATTAGTAGGCTCCACCATTACTTTCTGGAATCTTCTCTCTAAAGCACCGTCTTTTTCAATATACTGACGATACTCATCAAGAGTTGTGGCACCAATACATTGGATCTCACCTCTTGCTAAAGCCGGTTTGAACATATTGGAAGCATCTAAACTTCCCGTAGAACTACCTGCACCAACAATCGTGTGAAGCTCGTCGATGAATAAGATCACATCACGGTTTTTTTCTAATTCCGTCATGATGGCCTTCATTCTCTCTTCAAACTGTCCACGGTATTTTGTACCAGCTACCAAACTTGCAAGATCCAAAGTGATAACTCTTTTACCATAAAGAACTCTTGAAACTTTTTTCTGTTGAATTCTTAATGCTAAACCTTCAGCGATGGCAGATTTACCAACACCAGGCTCACCAATAAGCAACGGATTGTTTTTCTTTCTTCTTGATAAGATCTGAGAAACTCTTTCGATTTCTTTCTCACGACCGATCACAGGGTCTAATTTTCCGTCTCTTGCCAAAGAAGTTAAGTCTCTACCAAAGTTGTCCAACGTTGGAGTTTTACTTTTTGCAGAGCCTAAATTTCCTGTAGGCTTTCTCATTTGCTCAAAATCTTCTCTCTCTTCGTCGTCATCGTAAGCACTCATTTGTGGCGTCTGACCAGAATTTTTCAGCATCGTTTGATATTCTTTTGATACTCCTTCATAGTCGATGTCGTAAGCGCCTAGTATACTTGAGGTAGGGTCTTCATATTTATATAGAATGCCTAAAAGCAAATGAACGGTATTAATTTCATTACTTTTATATTGTCTGCATTCTAGCTCAGCACGTTTGATTGCATGATCTGCCATCTTGGTGAAAGAAATATTAGTAACCTCCTCAGAAATAGGATTAAGACTTACTGTATTTAGAGTTTCAATTTTTCTTCTGATTTGTGTTAAATCCGCATTAAGGTTTTGAAGGATTTCTTTTGCAGAGTTTTCCGTTTTTATAATACCTAAAAGTAGATGTTCTGTATTGAGAAATTCACTTTTCAGCCGTTTAGCTTCGCTTTTGCTTTGTTTGAACACTTGGCTCAAACCTTGTGAAAACTTATAATCCATAATATATCTCATTAGAATAAAAGCAACATTGCCATTTATTCATTATCTAAATTACAAATATTTTACCAAAAATCAAATAATGACTTTATGGCAGAAAAAAACTTTATTATCTTATTGAAAATGACTAAGTTTGTTATCCTATAAATTTTTCTCATGAATCCCGAAATTTCTACTTATATCGGATATTCTGCTTCACTTTTTGTAGTGCTGAGTTTTATATTGAAAGATGTAAGAAAAATCAGAATTGTTAATATGATCGGCTGTATCTGTTTTGTCATTTATGGCATTTTCAGCGGAATGCTTTGGCCGGTGATTATCCCAAACGGGCTTATTTGCTTTATACAAATTTACCATTTGCTGGCAGGAAAAAAAAGTAAATGAGGAAAAAAATAATTACTTCTGCTTTTAGTAATTTATATACAGATCAACGTATTGAGAAGGTCTGCAGGACTTTGCATGAAAACGGCTATGAGATAGACTTAATAGGAAATGACTGGGGCGGAGCGGAAGAAATGCAGCGACCTTATTCTTTTTCCAGAATTAAATTAATTTCTAAAAGTTTAAAAACAGCTTATTTTGAATTTAACTGGAAATTATATCAGGAATTAAAAAAGAAAGCAGATGAAAACACTATTCTTCATGCAAATGATCTTGATGCACTGCTTCCGAACTATCTTATTGCTAAAAAATTAAATATTCCTTTGGTTTTTGACAGTCATGAAATTTTTTCCGAAATGCCGGCAATTCAAGGCAAAATGTCACAAAAATTGTGGAGATATTTGGAGAGAAGCATCGTTCCGAAAGTGAAATTTATGATAACGGCGAGTGGAAGTTATGGAAAATGGTTCCAAAAAAAGTATGGAATTGATCCAATTGTTGTTCAGAATGCACCCCGAAAAATCAATTTTAACCTTGAAATTTCGGAAAATGATCCCAAAATAGTTTTATATCAAGGTGCAATAAACCCGTTTCGCGGAATTGATAAAGCAATTTTAGCAATGCATCATCTTGATAATGTAATGTTGAAAATTGCAGGAGATGGACCTCGTAAAAAAGAATATGAAGAATTAGTTATTAAAGAAAATCTTCAACATAAAGTCCAGTTTTTAGGAAAATTAAGACCTGAAGTTCTACGAGAAATTACATTAACTGTCGATTGTGGGATGAGCATCGAAGAGAACGGGGGAGAGAGCTATCTGTATTCTCTACCTAATAAGGTTTTGGATTGTATCCAGGCGCGAGTTCCTTTAATTCTGTCAAATCTTCCTGAAATGCAGAATATTAAAAGACAATTTGATGTTGGAGAAATTATTAAAGATCATCAACCTGAAAATATTGCCGAATCCATCCGATTAATTTTAAATAAAGGAAGAAAAAATTATCAAACCGAACTTGAAAAAGCCGCAAATGCTTTTTGCTGGGAAAATGAAGAAGTAAAACTATTGCAGGTTTTTGAAAATGCTTCAATTTCGCATATTTGCGTATAGCTTACTGCTTCAAGCCTAAAGCATAATTTAGTATCTTTGCAAAAAGAAAGTAAAGAAATGACCATTAAAGAAAAACAGAAGGAACTTATCGACGAATTTGCGTTTCTTGAGGACTGGGAGCAAAAATATGAGTACATCATTGATCTTGGGAAAGAATTAAAAGGTCTTCCGGATGAAAAAAAAGGTGATGAAAATCTTATTAAAGGCTGTCAGAGTAAAGTTTGGATTGATGCAGAGTTCAGAGATGGAAAATTGTTTTTTGATGCAGATTCTGATGGTATTTTACCAAAAGGAATCGTTTCTTTATTAGTGAGCATTTACAGTGGCCATTCTACACAGGAAATTTTAGATTCTGATTTCGAATTTATCTCAGAGATAGGATTACAGGAGTTTCTTTCTCCTTCCAGAGCCAATGGACTCATGGCGATGACAAAACAAATTAAATTTTATGCAGTTGCCTATCAACTAAAGTCGTAGCTGTGACCAGAATTTTAGCATATCGTTTTTCCGCTTTTGGTGATGTCGCTATGACAGCGCCGGTTTTTCGAGAGTTCTTGGAACAGAATCCTGACGTTGAAATCATCATGGTTTCGAGAAAGAATTTTGAGAGCTTATTCTCTGATATTCCGAATGTTATATTCAAAGGAATCAACTTAGATGATTATAAGGGTATTTTTGGTTTGCAAAGATTAGCGAATGAATTAATTAAAGAATTTCATCCCGATATGATCGCTAATCTGCATGATGTGATCAGAACGAAAATCTTAGATAAAATTTATCGAAGAAAAGGACTTAAAGTATTCAAAATCAATAAAGGAAAAGAGGAGAAAGAGCATCTAACCGATATTTGGAATTTAAATAAAGTTCAATTAAGAAAAACGGTTGAACGCTACGCTGATGTTTTCTGCGAAATGGGTTTTAAGGTGGAACTTTCTCATCAGTTAAGACCAACTTCAACTAATAAATCCGGAATTGGTTTTGCGCCATTTGCCCAACATAAAGGAAAAATGCTTCCTTTAGAGAAATCTTACGAGTTGGTGAAAATTTTAGCCCAAAAACATAAGATCTATTTCTTCGGAGGCGGAAAAGAAGAGACTGAAACATTAGAAAAATGGGAAAGTCAGATTCCGAATACAAAAAGTTTATCAGGCAAATTAAGCCTTACCGAAGAACTCAATAAAATTTCAGAATTAGAACTAATGATCTCCATGGATTCGGCAAATATGCATTTGGCGAGTTTAATGGGAACGAGATGTGTTTCTATTTGGGGCTCTACGCATCCATATGCGGGGTTTTTAGGCTTCGGGCAGAGTGAAGATGATGTTGTACAGGTGAGTGATCTTACGTGCAGGCCTTGCTCTGTTTTTGGAGATAAGGAATGTTATCGAGGAGATTGGGCTTGTCTGGAAGAACTTAATATCCAGAAAATAGTTGATAAAATTTAAATAGAATTAAAAATATATAATTAAGGAATCTCTAAATAAAGAGGTTCTTTTTTTATGATTATTGTATTGAATGATATAAACAAAAAAATCTCCCTTTAAAAAGAGAGATTTTGTGGGCCCTGAGGGACCCCAGTTCTTTTAGTTTATAGGTTGATATGTAATATCTTACAGTTTTTTCTTAATAAGGGTATGCCTAAAAGTATGCCTTTTTACTTTAAACTTAACTACTTTCTTTTGTGTCAGGATATAACTCTTCTATAATATCACTTTGCCATATTTCTTTGGAGTTAGTATCCATAATAGTAAGCCTTCCTTCAGCATAACCAGCTCCTGTATCTAGATTCCAAATGTTACATCTTTTAATAGGTACAGTTTCATTGAGAATCAGTGTAGGGGTATGACCTATGAAAACTTCCTCATGTACATTAAATATTTCCATTCTAGCCTCAAATTCAAAAGTATTATGTTCTGTATTGGCAAATGACCACAGGCTTCTATCCCAATAATAATTTTTAACAAATCTTTCATTCCCTAGACCTTTAGGAGAGGTGAATCCTGCATGAACATAACCTCTGTTTTTGGTGTCAATATAGAAATCAAACATTTCATTAAAGAAATTCAAGTGTGATTCTTCATTGATATATCCTGTATTAATGTAGGATTCTACAGTAGCTTTTCCTCCTTGCATTAGCCATTCCATTTTAGGGATTCCTCCTCTTAGCCATTCGTGGCAAAATAAGTCATGGTTACCTCTGATAAACAAAGGCTTATAAAGACATTCTTCTGAAAGATCTATATAAAACTGAACTAATTCAGCACTTTCTGCGCCTCTATCAACCACATCTCCTAAGTTTATTAATAGGTCTTCATTTGGATTGAATTTACATCTTTCCAAGACCTGTTTTACAGCTTTTAAAGCTCCGTGCTGGTCTCCAAGTACTAGTATTCTTCCCATTTTTAATGTTTTTAGATTAATATTTTAAAGTTTTATTCCAATAGGGTTTTGATGTAAGTAAAGGAGTTTGAAAAGTAAATCAACCTTATTTCTTTACTTACAGGAAAATAGATACTCCAATAAATCACCTTTCTGGTTATGAACCTGTGTATAATCATACCATCAGGAAGAATTTCAAGGTTCACTCTGGTAACTCTTTCTGATAAGGCTTTATTAAGCCTGTTATAATAGTGTTCAGATTTCTTGTCAAATTCCAGTATTACAACTTCCAATATATCCCAATGGAAAATAAGCTCTGTTCTGTGAGGTGTGAAGTTTAAGAACTTTTTAACCTCACTTCCTACCCACAAGTAACTACAGTAAGAATTCTCTGAGATACTGTTTGTTATACTCATTAGGCTCAGTTCCCAGTTGTCATATTGGTAGCCTATACGAAATGATATTCTTGGTTTCATATTAGTTTTAAGATTAAAAAACCACTCTTTGAATAGAGTGGTTTAAATAGAATTACTTTTTCTTTTTTATAAGCCTAACAATCACAATTGCAATCATGGCTAAGACTATTCCTTGTACCATATTATATTCCTTGTACCATATTATTATTTTAATTGTTTGAAAACTGATATTATTCCATTTGTATTATCTGCACCTATACGCATTGTGCTATTTTCATAATACTTTGTACTTTTATAGCTGTATGCATATTGAAAATCTGATGTAAGAATCTTATTTCTTAAAATTTCATACGCAGTATACTCTGGCCTATAAGTAATCATGAATAGCTCTGTATTTTTCCCTACTTCAATTTTTTCTATTCCTCTTGAAGTTTCCTTTGCAAATCGATATATGGGATAACCTTCTGAATTATCAACTCTGGTTTGAAAACCAAGTTGCTTTAATTCTTTTGTTATTGTTTCACTATTCTGAATATTAATATAATCAAGCAATTTTGAAGCACTAATAGATTGTGATGTATATAATAATGGAAGGAATAGAAGCAGATACAGATGTAAGTATTTTTTCATGTAAAAAAATTAGTTATTATTTGAATCTCTTAGAGTATAAGCTTTGTTAATCAACATATTTCACTTTAGGTTGTGGGAACTTTTTAATGTACTCTTTTGCTTTGTCAGGCTCAATAATATCAAATGAAGCTTTTCCTGTTGTTAGACCATAAGCTGGACTAAGTCTTATGTAGTATGTCTTTCCTTCTTTTGCATTTACTGTGAAGAAATCTTTATTCTCAGTCTGATCCTTTCTGATCTTATTACCCTCAAAAGCTCCTTCTAAATTATATTTACCAGCATCTACATCCCAACACAGATAGTTCTTATAGTCAAGCCTCCCAATCATGCTTCCATTAGATGATAGAGTTATATAATAGTGGCTTAACTTTCCTGTTGGTCTTATAACATAGATTCTTGCTTTATTAACAGGTACCTCAGAGTTTACATCTGGAAACTCTACATATTGAGAAGTCTGAGAGTATAGGTAAGTTGAACATACTAAGATGAATAATAGTAAAGTCTTTTTCATTGTTTTTAAGTTTATTTAATTAGCAAATTATATATAAATAGTTTCTGTTCCTTACGGGAGTCCGTAAAATTACAAAACATTTATTGCCATATATGGCATTACAATACGCAAACTTAACCATTTCCTTTGATGTTGCCAAATATGTCAATAATGGATAAGATAGAACTTCAAAAGTTAGTAGGTAGAAAAATTAAAGAACTTAGGGAGCAAGAGGATTTGACTCAATTACAATTGACTGTAAAGATTGTTGAGTTGGGAGGAAAAATGGATGCTACCAATATTTCTCGCATAGAGTCTGGAAGAACGAATATTAGCCTCCATCAACTTTATAGAATTGGTCAGGCATTAGAAATTCCAATGAAAAACTTTTTAGATATAGATGATTTGGCTATTTATGATTTATAGCCTTTAAAATAATAGTTCCTTATCCTATTCGTTACCATTTTCACTAGGAACTAATCAGTATCTAATTCTATTTACTCTCCAACTTACTAGTAGCCCAAGATATTACAATTTCGCTATAATATATATGTAATAGGATTTTGGCTATTAGCCTAAATCTAGGTGGTTTGGGGTAATGTTCTGCTGCTATACACGAGTGGAAGTGATTTAAAAAAAAGTAATTAATTACCATGTTTCTAGCATAGCAGAGATATATCAGTGAC encodes:
- a CDS encoding helix-turn-helix domain-containing protein; its protein translation is MDKIELQKLVGRKIKELREQEDLTQLQLTVKIVELGGKMDATNISRIESGRTNISLHQLYRIGQALEIPMKNFLDIDDLAIYDL
- a CDS encoding uroporphyrinogen decarboxylase, with product MNPEISTYIGYSASLFVVLSFILKDVRKIRIVNMIGCICFVIYGIFSGMLWPVIIPNGLICFIQIYHLLAGKKSK
- a CDS encoding ATP-dependent Clp protease ATP-binding subunit, with the translated sequence MDYKFSQGLSQVFKQSKSEAKRLKSEFLNTEHLLLGIIKTENSAKEILQNLNADLTQIRRKIETLNTVSLNPISEEVTNISFTKMADHAIKRAELECRQYKSNEINTVHLLLGILYKYEDPTSSILGAYDIDYEGVSKEYQTMLKNSGQTPQMSAYDDDEEREDFEQMRKPTGNLGSAKSKTPTLDNFGRDLTSLARDGKLDPVIGREKEIERVSQILSRRKKNNPLLIGEPGVGKSAIAEGLALRIQQKKVSRVLYGKRVITLDLASLVAGTKYRGQFEERMKAIMTELEKNRDVILFIDELHTIVGAGSSTGSLDASNMFKPALARGEIQCIGATTLDEYRQYIEKDGALERRFQKVMVEPTNIEETIQILNQIKDKYEEHHNVVYTPEAILACVNLTARYITDRFLPDKAIDAMDEAGSRVYIKNMKVPTEIIDFEQKIEEIKELKQKAVKAQDYLEARKLKDEEERLQMELNSAQDKWDKDVKEKKETVTDENVAEVVSMMSGVPVTKVGKNELDKLAQMDDKLNGKVIGQEDAVKKVVKAIQRNRAGLKDPNRPIGTFIFLGTTGVGKTELAKVMARELFESDESLIRIDMSEYMEKFAVSRLVGAPPGYVGYEEGGQLTEAVRRKPYAVVLLDEIEKAHPDVFNILLQILDEGHVTDSLGRKIDFRNTIIILTSNIGTRDIKDFGDGVGFGTSAKKTGSDTRARGTIENALKKAFAPEFLNRIDDIVIFNSLEKEDIKKIIDLELNKLYTRLDKLGYKVDLTEEAKDFISEKGWDKDFGARPLKRAIQKYIEDLLAEMLVNKQLNEGETIILDVNEAKDGLAGKAQKTKKTVEKSS
- a CDS encoding glycosyltransferase family 9 protein; translated protein: MTRILAYRFSAFGDVAMTAPVFREFLEQNPDVEIIMVSRKNFESLFSDIPNVIFKGINLDDYKGIFGLQRLANELIKEFHPDMIANLHDVIRTKILDKIYRRKGLKVFKINKGKEEKEHLTDIWNLNKVQLRKTVERYADVFCEMGFKVELSHQLRPTSTNKSGIGFAPFAQHKGKMLPLEKSYELVKILAQKHKIYFFGGGKEETETLEKWESQIPNTKSLSGKLSLTEELNKISELELMISMDSANMHLASLMGTRCVSIWGSTHPYAGFLGFGQSEDDVVQVSDLTCRPCSVFGDKECYRGDWACLEELNIQKIVDKI
- a CDS encoding metallophosphoesterase codes for the protein MGRILVLGDQHGALKAVKQVLERCKFNPNEDLLINLGDVVDRGAESAELVQFYIDLSEECLYKPLFIRGNHDLFCHEWLRGGIPKMEWLMQGGKATVESYINTGYINEESHLNFFNEMFDFYIDTKNRGYVHAGFTSPKGLGNERFVKNYYWDRSLWSFANTEHNTFEFEARMEIFNVHEEVFIGHTPTLILNETVPIKRCNIWNLDTGAGYAEGRLTIMDTNSKEIWQSDIIEELYPDTKESS
- a CDS encoding glycosyltransferase, which codes for MRKKIITSAFSNLYTDQRIEKVCRTLHENGYEIDLIGNDWGGAEEMQRPYSFSRIKLISKSLKTAYFEFNWKLYQELKKKADENTILHANDLDALLPNYLIAKKLNIPLVFDSHEIFSEMPAIQGKMSQKLWRYLERSIVPKVKFMITASGSYGKWFQKKYGIDPIVVQNAPRKINFNLEISENDPKIVLYQGAINPFRGIDKAILAMHHLDNVMLKIAGDGPRKKEYEELVIKENLQHKVQFLGKLRPEVLREITLTVDCGMSIEENGGESYLYSLPNKVLDCIQARVPLILSNLPEMQNIKRQFDVGEIIKDHQPENIAESIRLILNKGRKNYQTELEKAANAFCWENEEVKLLQVFENASISHICV
- a CDS encoding SufE family protein; this translates as MTIKEKQKELIDEFAFLEDWEQKYEYIIDLGKELKGLPDEKKGDENLIKGCQSKVWIDAEFRDGKLFFDADSDGILPKGIVSLLVSIYSGHSTQEILDSDFEFISEIGLQEFLSPSRANGLMAMTKQIKFYAVAYQLKS